TGCTCTCTCaaatctctctctttctttttcttctgtgTGTGTCTGTCAGCTACATGTCCAAGACTCGAACCAGAAATCTCTAATTAAGGATGAAGAAGTATTTATTACTTCACCACGACTCTGGTTAGTCATGCATGTATGTCGACCTGAACTTTCATTTTGTTGATGAGAGTTTGAAAAATAGAACATTTTGCTGCAGTTAAAACAAAGATTTAACAGGAGATGGGTTTTaagattttaagaaaaatgataaGTTTTTCTATTTAGTTTTGAGCCTTTGATTCTGAAATGACATCTTGTATGCTAATGAATACAACACCACACAAACTAATAGTATTTGTTACTGGCTTATGATGGAGTGGTAAGTACTCATTCATCCTTTATAGATATGTAGTCGCCTTTGTTAGAGAGCGTTTTACCCTCTAATGTGGGACTTCACAGCTCGAACGGGCTTCCTGGACACTGGGTGGGAACCAAAAAAGAACTAACTAATAGCATTTGTCATTGTGGAACAGAAAGAAAGAGACCATACGAAAGAAGCTAAAAGGAAAACGGAGGAAATGAAATCCAAGATGCAGTGGCTTCGAATGCAGAAAAGGGATCTAGAGAGCAGGATCATGGAAATGAGATCAACAATCTCTTCTCTTAAAGATGAACAAAGAATAATCGAAGTATCTCTTGAAGAAAAACAGTATGAAATCAAGATGCTTAGAGAAAAACTTACAGAAATGAACGCGGAGGAGTCCCAGGCTAAGCTTCTTTCTGAATCATCGCAACAGAATGAAACCGAAAGTGACATACCTGTAAAGGTCTGGTCAGTGAGTGCAGATGATCCATCAAATCCAGCTATTAACTTCACCACCAAGGCTGCAGGTACAAAAGAAGCAACTGGAGGAGAAACCGAAGAACTGCATGAATCCATCAAAAGAAACAACCAGAAAAGTTCAATAGAAAATATACATCGAAATACCACGAGGCAAGGTGAAGACAGAGGACAAGCACAAGATGGAGAGGGATCTGCTGACTGGAGGAGCAATACTGGAGAACAGGAGTTGACAACTGCTCAAGAAGATGTTTCAGACAACATAAAAAGCAGCACCGTTTTTCAGAATTTAGATGGCGAAAGAGAGACCACTGACAGTTCTAAAACTGGAGAAATTTTCCTGGAAGAGAAAAGGTACGATAATGGGGATTCATCTGCGGAAACTATCAATCATAGTGGTCGAGTGCAAAAGCACATCAAGGAAGTAGGTGCAATAGATACCACAGATTGGGAAAAGCATGGAGCAGCAACTGGAGGTGATTTTGTGGATTCTCAAGGTAATAACGAGGAGTCTGAACGGAAGTATAAAGATGGGATGAAGTTAGAAATGAAGGAGAATCACAAGAATACAGATGCATCAAGAGTGAAGCAGGAGCAGATAAGAAAGACAAAAGGGAAGAGTCAGCGTATCATTGCAAAGAGCAAGGTTACTGAAAGTGGTGCGAATACTGAAAAAAGAACCATTGTAAGCATGAGAAACAGAAAGTTCTTCAAAGAAATACAGGAAAGTGCAACAAATGAGAGAGTTGGAGGCGGTAAACAAGAGAAGCAGAAGCATAAGCAAGAGAAGAGTATGAAAACGGACAGTAGGAACAAATATGGTCCAGAAGATCACATGATTGGCATGACCTATAAACCCCAACGATTTAAAAATCTGGAGGAAGATTTTGGAAACCAAGTCAGGTCTGAACTAGAACAGAAACTAGATATGACGAGACATAGAATGCAAGATGATAATTCAAACCTCGATCATGGTCCACCACGTAAGACAGCACATAAGAAATCAGCAGGCACCGAAGAAGGTACCCTAGAAGGCAGGAAACCTGACACAAATGAGATAGCTGAGGAAGGGCAAGAAAGAGAAGTCAACAACACGGAATCTGAGATGTCACAGAGTTCTCAGGAAGTGCCTACAAAGAGAGCTCCTTCTAATGTCAACAGAGTTTCACAAGACACCAGAAACAAAGAATTTGATGAAACTACACAATCACAAGAGGTAATTGGCATAAATAGAGAACATCAAGAACAAGAACAGGCTGACAGTCTTGCCAATTCTTCGGAGCATGCAAATATTTCTGATAGAGATGTAAATGCATATGACCTTCAGGTTGAGAATGATCAAGCAACAGGAGTGATAGACCATTCAAGAGGAATTTCACAAGATGTCAGATATCAAAAACTCAGTAGCACAGCACGAGCAGAAGAGGAAAACAACACCATTTCTACAGACACAGAACAAAGGCTGGCTGGCAATCTTCACAGCTCTTCCACACATGTGAAAAATGCTGAAATGGCCTTTAAAGATGGCAACCTTGACACTGAAAATGATAAGgaaacagaagaagaagaagaagaagatcattCTGAAGGCTCTGTTGCCAATATGGAAGAGGAGGGAGAAGACGTGAACTGAAACAGATGTGTCTGAATTGTAGTATAGACAGTTGTCTAACAGAACGTTAAATGTTTGCTTCATTTGGATGTAAGATGATTATGTTTCTATTTTAGTTTGATGCAAGACATATACTTGCGTCTTTGTTAGCCTGTAACAGTTGCAATTTGTTGCTTCGATTTGCTAATCACTTCCATTTCTCTTTAACAGTTCCCCCACAAAATTCCTCATGCCTATGATACAAGAATATTGCGAAAGTAACACAGAAAAGAATAATGGGGGTGATAAGGGCAAATAAGAAGTAGCCTCATCAAAATAGTAGGTATGATTTCATCGAGAAATCATACTTTCTACCATCCAGACATGGTAATGATACTAATGGGTTAATCGGGTGTGCTTATGAATGTTCAATGACTGATTAAGTTTGAAATACACAATTGTTTGAGGACATCTTCATTAACACAATTCTCAGTGGCGTTGAGATT
This portion of the Solanum pennellii chromosome 12, SPENNV200 genome encodes:
- the LOC107006699 gene encoding glutamic acid-rich protein-like isoform X2, producing MKSKMQWLRMQKRDLESRIMEMRSTISSLKDEQRIIEVSLEEKQYEIKMLREKLTEMNAEESQAKLLSESSQQNETESDIPVKVWSVSADDPSNPAINFTTKAAGTKEATGGETEELHESIKRNNQKSSIENIHRNTTRQGEDRGQAQDGEGSADWRSNTGEQELTTAQEDVSDNIKSSTVFQNLDGERETTDSSKTGEIFLEEKRYDNGDSSAETINHSGRVQKHIKEVGAIDTTDWEKHGAATGGDFVDSQGNNEESERKYKDGMKLEMKENHKNTDASRVKQEQIRKTKGKSQRIIAKSKVTESGANTEKRTIVSMRNRKFFKEIQESATNERVGGGKQEKQKHKQEKSMKTDSRNKYGPEDHMIGMTYKPQRFKNLEEDFGNQVRSELEQKLDMTRHRMQDDNSNLDHGPPRKTAHKKSAGTEEGTLEGRKPDTNEIAEEGQEREVNNTESEMSQSSQEVPTKRAPSNVNRVSQDTRNKEFDETTQSQEVIGINREHQEQEQADSLANSSEHANISDRDVNAYDLQVENDQATGVIDHSRGISQDVRYQKLSSTARAEEENNTISTDTEQRLAGNLHSSSTHVKNAEMAFKDGNLDTENDKETEEEEEEDHSEGSVANMEEEGEDVN
- the LOC107006699 gene encoding glutamic acid-rich protein-like isoform X1 — its product is MAKGGSMKGHMQSHSRGRTTYAVLLLLAFGVAIFGVIILHKLRERRIFNLLVKDKQIELIHLKLLLQKERDHTKEAKRKTEEMKSKMQWLRMQKRDLESRIMEMRSTISSLKDEQRIIEVSLEEKQYEIKMLREKLTEMNAEESQAKLLSESSQQNETESDIPVKVWSVSADDPSNPAINFTTKAAGTKEATGGETEELHESIKRNNQKSSIENIHRNTTRQGEDRGQAQDGEGSADWRSNTGEQELTTAQEDVSDNIKSSTVFQNLDGERETTDSSKTGEIFLEEKRYDNGDSSAETINHSGRVQKHIKEVGAIDTTDWEKHGAATGGDFVDSQGNNEESERKYKDGMKLEMKENHKNTDASRVKQEQIRKTKGKSQRIIAKSKVTESGANTEKRTIVSMRNRKFFKEIQESATNERVGGGKQEKQKHKQEKSMKTDSRNKYGPEDHMIGMTYKPQRFKNLEEDFGNQVRSELEQKLDMTRHRMQDDNSNLDHGPPRKTAHKKSAGTEEGTLEGRKPDTNEIAEEGQEREVNNTESEMSQSSQEVPTKRAPSNVNRVSQDTRNKEFDETTQSQEVIGINREHQEQEQADSLANSSEHANISDRDVNAYDLQVENDQATGVIDHSRGISQDVRYQKLSSTARAEEENNTISTDTEQRLAGNLHSSSTHVKNAEMAFKDGNLDTENDKETEEEEEEDHSEGSVANMEEEGEDVN